The following proteins come from a genomic window of Nitrospira sp.:
- a CDS encoding beta-peptidyl aminopeptidase, with product MILFCVVSLISGCLSIVAAEPKQERHRLRDLGIAVGQYPPGPLNAITDIAGVKVGHTTLISGDGPLKPGQGPIRTGVTVVIPRDDVWHKKVPAGSFILNGTGEMTGLAWVAESGFLEYPISLTNTLNVPRVANGLMSWMIKQHPDIGISDDTLTPVVAECDDGRLNDIQGRHVSEQNVMAALDGATSGPVAEGTVGAGTGMVSYGFKGGIGTSSRKLSEKESGYTVGVLVNANHGRRPELVVNGIPVGKLYDPPQQASEGFAPGQSEGSIIIIIATDAPLDGRQLTRLAKRAALGLARTGSTVRHGSGDFILAFSTANVIPHYPKEPTYNLTHLSDTHLNPLFTATVEATEEAILNALTMATTITGRDNHRIEAIDLARLKTILSRHDHTEQQNF from the coding sequence GTGATTCTGTTCTGTGTGGTCTCACTGATCTCGGGTTGCCTCTCCATAGTCGCAGCAGAACCGAAACAAGAACGTCACCGTCTGCGCGACTTGGGCATCGCCGTCGGGCAGTATCCACCAGGCCCTCTCAACGCGATTACCGACATTGCTGGCGTGAAGGTCGGCCATACCACGTTGATCTCGGGCGACGGTCCTTTAAAGCCTGGGCAAGGCCCTATCCGCACAGGCGTGACGGTTGTCATTCCGCGCGACGATGTCTGGCACAAGAAGGTTCCGGCAGGCTCGTTTATCCTCAATGGTACTGGTGAAATGACCGGTCTTGCCTGGGTGGCCGAGTCCGGATTTCTTGAATATCCCATCTCCCTGACGAATACGCTCAACGTTCCGCGCGTGGCCAACGGCCTTATGAGTTGGATGATTAAACAGCATCCGGATATCGGCATTTCCGACGATACGCTCACGCCGGTTGTCGCTGAATGCGACGATGGAAGGTTGAACGATATTCAGGGGCGTCACGTGTCCGAGCAGAATGTCATGGCTGCGCTCGACGGCGCGACCAGCGGGCCGGTGGCGGAAGGCACGGTCGGTGCCGGCACAGGAATGGTGTCCTATGGATTCAAGGGAGGAATCGGCACATCATCAAGAAAATTGTCCGAGAAAGAAAGCGGCTATACGGTGGGAGTCCTGGTCAACGCGAACCACGGACGAAGACCGGAATTGGTGGTCAACGGCATTCCGGTGGGAAAACTCTATGATCCGCCGCAACAAGCCTCCGAAGGGTTCGCGCCTGGCCAGAGCGAAGGCTCCATCATCATCATCATTGCCACCGATGCACCCTTGGATGGTCGACAGCTCACCAGACTGGCCAAACGTGCCGCGCTCGGTCTCGCCCGGACCGGCTCCACCGTGCGCCACGGCAGCGGGGATTTCATCCTGGCCTTCTCCACAGCCAACGTGATTCCGCACTACCCGAAAGAGCCGACTTACAATTTGACACACCTGTCCGATACCCATCTGAATCCGCTCTTTACAGCGACGGTCGAGGCCACCGAAGAGGCCATCCTCAATGCACTTACCATGGCCACCACTATCACTGGTCGCGACAATCACCGCATTGAAGCCATTGACCTCGCCCGCCTCAAAACAATTCTGTCCCGTCACGATCACACTGAGCAACAGAATTTTTGA
- a CDS encoding Peptidylprolyl isomerase, FKBP-type, giving the protein MAESKQEVITPSGLKYIDQEVGTGDVAVTGKTASVHYTGWLENGKKFDSSVDRGQPFSFPLGAGRVIKGWDEGVQGMKVGGKRKLTIPSDLGYGPRGAGGVIPPNATLIFDVELLGVR; this is encoded by the coding sequence ATGGCGGAGAGCAAGCAGGAAGTCATTACACCATCCGGACTGAAATATATCGATCAAGAGGTCGGCACCGGGGACGTGGCGGTCACCGGAAAAACAGCGAGCGTCCACTATACGGGTTGGCTGGAGAACGGCAAAAAGTTCGATAGCTCCGTCGATCGTGGACAGCCCTTTTCGTTTCCCCTCGGCGCCGGGCGGGTCATAAAGGGCTGGGACGAAGGGGTGCAGGGAATGAAGGTAGGAGGCAAGCGCAAGCTCACCATCCCGTCCGATTTGGGATACGGACCGCGCGGTGCCGGCGGTGTGATCCCACCGAACGCCACGCTGATTTTCGACGTCGAATTGCTCGGTGTGCGATAA
- a CDS encoding ADP-ribose pyrophosphatase, with product MTRNIYTGKVITLNVDTVQLPNGVTVDLETIRHPGAAAVVPIKDDGIVVLIRQFRHAAGGFIYEIPAGKLASGEDPLQCAARELEEEVGYRASSLELLSSMFTAPGFADEVIHVYKATGLTEGRQQLDRDEVLEIVEMPLHRAIERIQDGTIRDGKTIVGLQAVYIGNAMNR from the coding sequence ATGACACGGAATATCTATACCGGAAAGGTTATTACACTGAACGTCGACACCGTCCAGTTGCCGAACGGGGTAACGGTTGATCTGGAAACCATCCGCCATCCGGGTGCGGCCGCGGTTGTTCCGATAAAAGACGATGGGATCGTCGTCTTGATCAGGCAGTTCCGGCATGCCGCCGGTGGATTCATTTATGAAATTCCCGCTGGAAAACTGGCTTCCGGCGAAGACCCGTTGCAGTGCGCCGCACGAGAACTGGAAGAAGAAGTCGGTTATCGTGCATCTTCCCTCGAATTGCTCTCCAGCATGTTCACCGCTCCGGGTTTTGCGGATGAAGTGATTCACGTCTACAAGGCCACCGGTCTCACGGAAGGGCGTCAGCAATTGGATCGAGATGAAGTGCTGGAAATCGTCGAAATGCCGCTGCATCGTGCAATCGAACGAATCCAGGACGGGACGATCCGGGATGGGAAAACGATCGTCGGCCTACAGGCGGTCTACATCGGAAATGCCATGAATCGATAA
- a CDS encoding Aminomethyltransferase (glycine cleavage system T protein), with protein sequence MCDNRTVKHTPLIAQHRAAGAKLVDFAGWEMPIHYTGVVDEYHTVRCKAGLFDVSHMGRIVVTGAGAESFLQRMTTNDLAVLRPMQAQYSMVCNEQGGIKDDIFVYRLTRVGEFLLCVNASNRDKIVSWLTEHSLGVPDCRISDRSAEIAQIALQGSAARAIVAALGLSQLEQLKLRESTMVRVANAECLAARTGYTGEFGYEFYVYGSADPVWDKLLNTGKSFGLKPAGLGARDLLRLEMGYLLYGNDIDERTTPIEAGAEWAVRFEKGEFVGKQALLIQKQAGLSRRFVGFELLEKAVPRHGFKIFSVSSPQSPIGEVTSGNLSPLLQKGIGLGYVTPQYAELGTDLFIDIRGKAVPAKVVKPAFYKKPKS encoded by the coding sequence GTGTGCGATAACCGTACGGTGAAGCACACACCCCTCATCGCACAACATCGCGCCGCCGGCGCGAAACTCGTCGACTTTGCGGGGTGGGAAATGCCCATCCACTACACCGGCGTTGTGGATGAGTATCACACCGTTCGATGCAAGGCCGGTCTCTTCGATGTCAGCCATATGGGGCGGATTGTTGTCACCGGCGCAGGCGCCGAGTCTTTCCTTCAACGGATGACGACGAACGATCTCGCTGTGCTGCGACCCATGCAGGCACAGTACTCAATGGTCTGCAACGAACAAGGCGGCATCAAGGACGATATCTTCGTCTATCGGTTGACGAGAGTCGGAGAGTTTCTTCTCTGCGTCAACGCGTCCAATCGAGACAAGATCGTATCGTGGCTTACGGAGCACAGTCTGGGAGTTCCTGACTGTCGCATCTCCGACCGTTCAGCAGAGATCGCTCAGATTGCCTTGCAGGGCTCGGCTGCCCGAGCGATCGTCGCGGCGCTCGGATTGTCACAGCTGGAACAGCTCAAGCTGAGAGAATCGACGATGGTGCGAGTCGCGAATGCCGAATGTTTGGCGGCACGAACGGGGTATACCGGAGAATTCGGCTACGAGTTCTATGTGTACGGATCAGCCGACCCAGTTTGGGACAAGCTGTTGAACACGGGCAAGTCGTTCGGTTTGAAACCGGCAGGACTCGGCGCACGGGATCTCTTGCGTCTTGAAATGGGTTATCTGCTCTACGGCAACGATATCGATGAACGAACGACACCGATCGAGGCCGGAGCGGAATGGGCCGTGCGTTTTGAGAAGGGGGAGTTTGTCGGAAAGCAGGCTTTGTTGATTCAAAAACAAGCGGGCTTGTCCCGCCGATTCGTCGGCTTTGAATTACTGGAAAAAGCTGTTCCCCGCCATGGGTTCAAGATTTTCTCTGTATCTTCACCGCAATCTCCCATCGGAGAAGTCACCAGCGGCAATCTTTCCCCTCTTCTTCAGAAGGGGATTGGATTGGGGTATGTAACTCCCCAATATGCCGAACTCGGGACGGACCTCTTCATCGACATTCGAGGTAAAGCGGTTCCGGCGAAGGTGGTGAAGCCCGCGTTCTACAAAAAGCCCAAGAGCTGA